The Sander vitreus isolate 19-12246 chromosome 5, sanVit1, whole genome shotgun sequence genome includes a region encoding these proteins:
- the entr1 gene encoding endosome-associated-trafficking regulator 1 isoform X3: MSKQRSSAKTLIITDADEQLEAEELNPFSFREFLRWKSQDQDPELDQDPELDQNPEQHQDPDQDQDQESEEEDWGRSLQCGVDSTSSLCTEEEEEEEEEERTRFSSKPEVQPRGGRGGGGRGGGGGGGGGGRGGGGGGGGGGGGGGGGGGGGGGGRGRGGGENYEGDDETSLSVSEASISCSQIQQLQEENLSLRRSLREQQRRSEANERRVRELSEELLQRRRREEKEAQDLESMVQSVEQNLSLMTKRAVKAETCVSKLKLDLQQLQVDADSLRSENDSLKAAESEVVMTMRRNAQVASEYLNKTASHAHSSIRRLLGEAETLCLVSQLLQSIDKISNLDSES; encoded by the exons ATGTCCAAACAGAGGAGCTCTGCTAAAACTCTGATCATCACAGACG CAGATGAGCAGCTGGAGGCCGAGGAGCTGAACCCGTTCTCCTTCAGAGAGTTTCTTCGCTGGAAGAGCCAGGACCAGGACCCAGAACTGGACCAGGACCCAGAACTGGACCAGAACCCAGAACAGCACCAGGACCCAGACCAGGACCAGGACCAGGAGAGCGAG gaggaggATTGGGGGCGGAGCCTCCAGTGCGGTGTTGACAGCACCTCCTCCCTCTGCaccgaggaggaagaggaggaagaggaggaggagaggaccaG GTTCTCCTCCAAACCTGAAGTCCAgccaagaggaggaagaggaggaggaggaagaggaggaggaggaggaggaggaggaggaggaagaggaggaggaggaggaggaggaggaggaggaggaggaggaggaggaggaggaggaggaggaggaggaggaagaggaagaggaggaggagagaactATGAAGGAGACGATGAGACGTCGCTTTCTGTCTCTGAAGCCAGCATTTCCTGCAGCCAGATacagcag ctCCAGGAGGAGAACTTGTCTCTGAGGAGATCTCTCAGGGAGCAGCAGAGGAGATCAGAGGCTAACGAACGCAG GGTGCGGGAGCTGTCggaggagctgctgcagcgGAGGCGTCGGGAGGAGAAGGAGGCGCAGGACCTGGAGAGCATGGTTCAGTCTGTGGAGCAGAACCTCAGCCTGATgaca aagCGAGCGGTGAAAGCAGAGACCTGTGTTTCCAAACTGAAGCTGGATCTTCAGCAGCTGCAG gtggaTGCTGACTCTCTTCGGTCGGAGAATGACAGTCTGAAGGCAGCGGAGTCTGAGGTTGTCATGACGATGAGACGCAACGCTCAGGTAGCGTCAGAGTACCTGAACAAGACGGCAAGCCACGCCCACTCCTCCATCCG cCGGCTGTTGGGGGAAGCAGAGACTCTGTGTCTCGTGTCTCAGCTGCTTCAGTCCATCGATAAGATCTCCAACCTGGACTCAGAGTCTTGA
- the entr1 gene encoding endosome-associated-trafficking regulator 1 isoform X1 yields the protein MSKQRSSAKTLIITDADEQLEAEELNPFSFREFLRWKSQDQDPELDQDPELDQNPEQHQDPDQDQDQESERLFDPSVSSFFSDPCPEEDWGRSLQCGVDSTSSLCTEEEEEEEEEERTRFSSKPEVQPRGGRGGGGRGGGGGGGGGGRGGGGGGGGGGGGGGGGGGGGGGGRGRGGGENYEGDDETSLSVSEASISCSQIQQLQEENLSLRRSLREQQRRSEANERRVRELSEELLQRRRREEKEAQDLESMVQSVEQNLSLMTKRAVKAETCVSKLKLDLQQLQVDADSLRSENDSLKAAESEVVMTMRRNAQVASEYLNKTASHAHSSIRRLLGEAETLCLVSQLLQSIDKISNLDSES from the exons ATGTCCAAACAGAGGAGCTCTGCTAAAACTCTGATCATCACAGACG CAGATGAGCAGCTGGAGGCCGAGGAGCTGAACCCGTTCTCCTTCAGAGAGTTTCTTCGCTGGAAGAGCCAGGACCAGGACCCAGAACTGGACCAGGACCCAGAACTGGACCAGAACCCAGAACAGCACCAGGACCCAGACCAGGACCAGGACCAGGAGAGCGAG aggtTATTTGACCCCTCAGTCAGCTCTTTCTTCTCTGATCCGTGTCCG gaggaggATTGGGGGCGGAGCCTCCAGTGCGGTGTTGACAGCACCTCCTCCCTCTGCaccgaggaggaagaggaggaagaggaggaggagaggaccaG GTTCTCCTCCAAACCTGAAGTCCAgccaagaggaggaagaggaggaggaggaagaggaggaggaggaggaggaggaggaggaggaagaggaggaggaggaggaggaggaggaggaggaggaggaggaggaggaggaggaggaggaggaggaggaggaagaggaagaggaggaggagagaactATGAAGGAGACGATGAGACGTCGCTTTCTGTCTCTGAAGCCAGCATTTCCTGCAGCCAGATacagcag ctCCAGGAGGAGAACTTGTCTCTGAGGAGATCTCTCAGGGAGCAGCAGAGGAGATCAGAGGCTAACGAACGCAG GGTGCGGGAGCTGTCggaggagctgctgcagcgGAGGCGTCGGGAGGAGAAGGAGGCGCAGGACCTGGAGAGCATGGTTCAGTCTGTGGAGCAGAACCTCAGCCTGATgaca aagCGAGCGGTGAAAGCAGAGACCTGTGTTTCCAAACTGAAGCTGGATCTTCAGCAGCTGCAG gtggaTGCTGACTCTCTTCGGTCGGAGAATGACAGTCTGAAGGCAGCGGAGTCTGAGGTTGTCATGACGATGAGACGCAACGCTCAGGTAGCGTCAGAGTACCTGAACAAGACGGCAAGCCACGCCCACTCCTCCATCCG cCGGCTGTTGGGGGAAGCAGAGACTCTGTGTCTCGTGTCTCAGCTGCTTCAGTCCATCGATAAGATCTCCAACCTGGACTCAGAGTCTTGA
- the entr1 gene encoding endosome-associated-trafficking regulator 1 isoform X2, producing MSKQRSSAKTLIITDDEQLEAEELNPFSFREFLRWKSQDQDPELDQDPELDQNPEQHQDPDQDQDQESERLFDPSVSSFFSDPCPEEDWGRSLQCGVDSTSSLCTEEEEEEEEEERTRFSSKPEVQPRGGRGGGGRGGGGGGGGGGRGGGGGGGGGGGGGGGGGGGGGGGRGRGGGENYEGDDETSLSVSEASISCSQIQQLQEENLSLRRSLREQQRRSEANERRVRELSEELLQRRRREEKEAQDLESMVQSVEQNLSLMTKRAVKAETCVSKLKLDLQQLQVDADSLRSENDSLKAAESEVVMTMRRNAQVASEYLNKTASHAHSSIRRLLGEAETLCLVSQLLQSIDKISNLDSES from the exons ATGTCCAAACAGAGGAGCTCTGCTAAAACTCTGATCATCACAGACG ATGAGCAGCTGGAGGCCGAGGAGCTGAACCCGTTCTCCTTCAGAGAGTTTCTTCGCTGGAAGAGCCAGGACCAGGACCCAGAACTGGACCAGGACCCAGAACTGGACCAGAACCCAGAACAGCACCAGGACCCAGACCAGGACCAGGACCAGGAGAGCGAG aggtTATTTGACCCCTCAGTCAGCTCTTTCTTCTCTGATCCGTGTCCG gaggaggATTGGGGGCGGAGCCTCCAGTGCGGTGTTGACAGCACCTCCTCCCTCTGCaccgaggaggaagaggaggaagaggaggaggagaggaccaG GTTCTCCTCCAAACCTGAAGTCCAgccaagaggaggaagaggaggaggaggaagaggaggaggaggaggaggaggaggaggaggaagaggaggaggaggaggaggaggaggaggaggaggaggaggaggaggaggaggaggaggaggaggaggaggaagaggaagaggaggaggagagaactATGAAGGAGACGATGAGACGTCGCTTTCTGTCTCTGAAGCCAGCATTTCCTGCAGCCAGATacagcag ctCCAGGAGGAGAACTTGTCTCTGAGGAGATCTCTCAGGGAGCAGCAGAGGAGATCAGAGGCTAACGAACGCAG GGTGCGGGAGCTGTCggaggagctgctgcagcgGAGGCGTCGGGAGGAGAAGGAGGCGCAGGACCTGGAGAGCATGGTTCAGTCTGTGGAGCAGAACCTCAGCCTGATgaca aagCGAGCGGTGAAAGCAGAGACCTGTGTTTCCAAACTGAAGCTGGATCTTCAGCAGCTGCAG gtggaTGCTGACTCTCTTCGGTCGGAGAATGACAGTCTGAAGGCAGCGGAGTCTGAGGTTGTCATGACGATGAGACGCAACGCTCAGGTAGCGTCAGAGTACCTGAACAAGACGGCAAGCCACGCCCACTCCTCCATCCG cCGGCTGTTGGGGGAAGCAGAGACTCTGTGTCTCGTGTCTCAGCTGCTTCAGTCCATCGATAAGATCTCCAACCTGGACTCAGAGTCTTGA